The Saccharopolyspora gloriosae genome window below encodes:
- a CDS encoding NADP-dependent oxidoreductase: MTVPTTGTEVRLAARPDGWPTPENFAVVRAEVPAVGPGQVLVRNLVMSVDPYMRGRMNNVRTYVPPFQIGKPLEGGAVGEVVESRSPQLAAGDVVLHGLGWREFSVVGAAGATKIDTGVAPPAAYLGALGMPGHAAYAGLLEAAEFRPGDVVFVSGAAGTVGSLVGQIARLRGASKVIGSAGSPEKVRYLTEELGFDRAFNYRDGPIWQQLVKASPEGFDVYFDNVGGDHLDAALLLAKMGARFALCGAISQYNEKGEVIGPRNLMQAIGKGITMRGFLVGHYENVKDRFLTEMGGWLARGEVSCRETVVKGVEQAPRAFLDMLSGANTGKTLIKIAD; this comes from the coding sequence ATGACCGTCCCGACCACGGGCACCGAAGTCCGGCTGGCCGCCCGGCCCGACGGGTGGCCGACGCCGGAGAACTTCGCCGTCGTGCGAGCCGAAGTGCCCGCCGTCGGACCCGGCCAGGTGCTGGTGCGCAACCTGGTGATGAGCGTCGACCCGTACATGCGCGGTCGGATGAACAACGTGCGCACCTACGTGCCGCCGTTCCAGATCGGCAAACCCCTCGAAGGCGGCGCGGTCGGCGAGGTCGTCGAGTCGCGCTCGCCGCAGCTCGCCGCCGGTGACGTGGTGCTGCACGGCCTCGGCTGGCGCGAGTTCTCCGTCGTCGGCGCCGCCGGCGCCACCAAGATCGACACCGGGGTGGCGCCGCCGGCCGCCTACCTCGGCGCGCTGGGCATGCCCGGTCACGCCGCCTACGCCGGACTGCTGGAAGCAGCGGAGTTCCGGCCGGGCGACGTCGTGTTCGTCTCCGGCGCGGCGGGCACCGTCGGCTCGCTGGTCGGCCAGATCGCCCGGTTGCGCGGCGCGTCGAAGGTGATCGGTTCGGCGGGCAGTCCGGAGAAGGTCCGCTACCTGACCGAGGAGCTCGGTTTCGACCGCGCGTTCAACTACCGCGACGGCCCGATCTGGCAGCAACTGGTGAAGGCGTCGCCGGAAGGCTTCGACGTCTACTTCGACAACGTGGGCGGCGACCACCTGGACGCGGCTTTGCTGCTGGCGAAGATGGGCGCCCGCTTCGCGCTGTGCGGAGCGATTTCCCAGTACAACGAAAAGGGCGAGGTGATAGGCCCGCGGAACCTGATGCAGGCCATCGGCAAAGGAATCACGATGCGCGGATTCCTGGTGGGCCACTACGAGAACGTGAAGGACCGGTTCCTCACCGAGATGGGCGGCTGGCTCGCCCGCGGCGAAGTGTCCTGCCGGGAGACCGTGGTCAAGGGCGTCGAGCAGGCCCCGCGGGCCTTCCTGGACATGCTGAGCGGCGCGAACACCGGGAAAACCCTCATCAAGATCGCCGACTGA
- a CDS encoding methyltransferase domain-containing protein, whose product MSAQNATLSVPEEVGLLYDRLTALDTEGTGGSLHLGFWDLDNTEVPLVEAADRLTDMMTDRLRLEAGHKVLDVGCGLGQPAGRIARRTGAHVTGIAISRDQITRATELAEAEGLAGQVEFQHGDAMNLPFPDASFDAVIAIESIFHMPDREQVLSEIQRVLKPGGRLTLTDFFARGPIPADKQEHVDRCLRDFIMTLADGDDYLPMLRRAGLRIAEFFDITEQSVRPTFQQMSQANDQLDPVFEEESDKKFSPADMVDVDEFGSVLLTAEKPR is encoded by the coding sequence ATGTCCGCCCAGAACGCCACCCTGTCCGTTCCCGAAGAGGTCGGTCTGCTCTACGACCGCCTCACCGCCCTCGACACCGAAGGCACCGGCGGCAGCCTGCACCTCGGATTCTGGGACCTCGACAACACCGAGGTGCCGCTCGTGGAGGCCGCCGACCGCCTCACCGACATGATGACCGACCGGTTGCGCCTGGAGGCCGGGCACAAGGTGCTCGACGTGGGCTGCGGCCTCGGCCAGCCCGCCGGCCGCATCGCCCGACGCACCGGCGCGCACGTCACCGGCATCGCCATCAGCCGCGACCAGATCACCCGCGCCACCGAGCTCGCCGAAGCCGAGGGCCTGGCGGGCCAGGTGGAGTTCCAGCACGGCGACGCGATGAACCTGCCGTTCCCCGACGCGTCCTTCGACGCCGTCATCGCCATCGAGTCGATCTTCCACATGCCCGACCGCGAGCAGGTCCTCAGCGAGATCCAGCGGGTGCTCAAGCCCGGTGGGCGCCTCACGCTGACCGACTTCTTCGCCCGCGGCCCGATTCCCGCCGACAAGCAGGAGCACGTCGACCGCTGCCTGCGGGACTTCATCATGACGCTGGCCGACGGCGACGACTACCTGCCGATGCTGCGCCGCGCCGGCCTGCGCATCGCCGAGTTCTTCGACATCACCGAGCAGAGCGTGCGCCCCACGTTCCAGCAGATGAGCCAGGCCAACGACCAGCTCGACCCGGTCTTCGAGGAAGAATCCGACAAGAAGTTCAGCCCCGCCGACATGGTGGACGTCGACGAGTTCGGCTCCGTCCTGCTGACGGCGGAAAAGCCTCGGTGA
- a CDS encoding cytochrome P450: protein MAELVEEDTALSFPPPRKCPYRLPEQYPDLRENAPVRRVLLPTGRHAWIVTRYEDVRKALIDPRLSSDRGDPDFPHMVELAKSDNDSTLSLAGMDPPVHTRARRAVVGEFTVRKTEALRPRIQQIVDEAVDAMLAGPKPADLVKALSFPVPSLVICELLGVSYDDHEFFEDRTSTMLNTTEPPLARQQAFFDLQSYLDELVTSKEKEPGDDLLSRQAAKSPEERSYDHAELVDLAFLLLTAGHDTTGNMISLGSLALMQNSQLRDRIVGDTSSTLDVVDELLRYFSITDLITVRIAKEDLEIGGQPIKAGEGVFALGGAANRDPAAFDNPEEIDVERGARQHVAFGYGPHQCLGQNLARMELEIVYETLFRKVPDLRPASSLDEIPLKNDAAIFGLHALPVTW from the coding sequence GTGGCCGAACTCGTCGAAGAAGACACCGCACTGTCCTTCCCGCCGCCGCGCAAGTGCCCGTACCGGTTGCCCGAGCAATACCCGGACCTGCGGGAGAACGCGCCGGTGCGGCGGGTGCTGCTGCCCACCGGGCGGCACGCGTGGATCGTCACCCGCTACGAGGACGTCCGCAAAGCGCTCATCGACCCCCGGCTGAGCTCCGACCGCGGTGACCCGGACTTCCCGCACATGGTCGAGCTAGCCAAGAGCGACAACGACTCCACGCTGTCGCTGGCGGGCATGGACCCGCCGGTGCACACCCGTGCCCGCCGCGCCGTCGTCGGCGAGTTCACGGTGCGCAAGACCGAGGCGCTGCGCCCCCGCATCCAGCAGATCGTCGACGAGGCCGTCGACGCGATGCTGGCGGGCCCGAAACCGGCCGACCTGGTCAAGGCGCTGTCGTTCCCGGTGCCGTCGCTGGTGATCTGCGAACTGCTCGGGGTCTCCTACGACGACCACGAGTTCTTCGAGGACCGCACCTCGACGATGCTCAACACCACCGAACCGCCGCTGGCCCGCCAACAGGCGTTCTTCGACCTGCAGTCCTACTTGGACGAACTGGTGACGAGCAAGGAGAAGGAACCCGGCGACGACCTGCTCAGCCGTCAGGCCGCCAAATCCCCCGAGGAACGCTCCTACGACCACGCCGAACTGGTCGACCTGGCGTTCCTGCTGCTCACCGCCGGGCACGACACCACCGGCAACATGATCTCGCTGGGATCGCTGGCGCTGATGCAGAATTCGCAGCTGCGCGACCGGATCGTCGGCGACACGAGCAGCACCCTCGACGTGGTCGACGAACTGCTGCGCTACTTCAGCATCACCGACCTGATCACCGTGCGGATCGCCAAGGAGGACTTGGAGATCGGCGGCCAGCCGATCAAGGCGGGGGAGGGCGTGTTCGCCCTCGGCGGCGCCGCCAACCGCGACCCGGCGGCGTTCGACAACCCCGAGGAGATCGACGTCGAACGCGGCGCCCGCCAGCACGTCGCCTTCGGCTACGGCCCGCACCAGTGCCTCGGCCAGAACCTCGCCCGGATGGAACTGGAGATCGTCTACGAGACCCTGTTCCGCAAGGTCCCCGACCTGCGCCCGGCGTCGTCCCTCGACGAGATCCCGCTGAAGAACGACGCCGCCATCTTCGGCCTCCACGCCCTGCCCGTGACCTGGTAG
- a CDS encoding DEAD/DEAH box helicase, with product MGPTGSDERAVPIEPRTARAAAAVLRAARSWRAAATALLAEPDRLRDSAREQYEAARRHEVRGRLREMPVSRLREAATGRLRLGELERSGFRTVADVADAGPDRLRAVPGVGPATARDAVAAAERISQVTAQDTVVRLDPDRRDSAHTGLLATLRAWEVAGEQASAQRDAARRGVGELDELEPVAHRTGSRFRMLLTGRRGKATAREALGRLEDLLADPSADRVRAAADEAVGAEARQVPDELWRDYQRRAATYNTLLSELTGHASTDARSATGHLPPEQERQVTSTSLDTRLMRVALRGYQAFGAKFALARRRCILGDEMGLGKTVEALAAMAHLAAGGARHFLVVCPASVLINWVEETARHSALVPHPLHGPTRDADAREWLRDGGVAVTTFDTLQRLRLDSAPLAMVVVDEAHYIKNPQAKRSQAVVSVVAGAGRALLLTGTPMENRVEEFRTLVGYLQPEVARQLDARDALSPNRFRRAVAPAYLRRNQQDVLTELPELIELEDWVELGGTAESRAYLAGVRDGNMMAMRRAAYASSRSAKLERLREIVEDAAAEQWKVVVFTNFLDVIDTVRAALGPAVMPLALTGALSARGKQDLIDEFTEREGHAVLLAQILAGGTGLNIQAANVVILAEPQLKPSTEDQAIARCHRMGQTRKVHVHRILAKDSVDERLTETLVAKSEIFDAYARESTAKLADPEALNTAPLAEAQHDGTAAERRIVAAERHRLGLG from the coding sequence ATGGGACCGACGGGCTCCGACGAGCGTGCCGTGCCGATCGAGCCGAGGACGGCGCGGGCGGCGGCAGCGGTGCTGCGGGCCGCGCGGTCGTGGCGCGCGGCGGCGACGGCGCTGCTGGCGGAGCCGGACCGGCTGCGCGACTCGGCGCGGGAGCAGTACGAGGCCGCGCGGCGCCACGAGGTCCGCGGGCGGCTGCGGGAAATGCCGGTGAGCAGGCTCCGCGAGGCCGCTACCGGCCGGTTGCGGCTCGGCGAACTGGAGCGGTCCGGGTTCCGGACCGTCGCGGACGTGGCCGATGCCGGGCCGGACCGGCTGCGGGCCGTGCCGGGCGTCGGCCCCGCCACCGCGCGCGACGCCGTGGCCGCCGCCGAACGGATCTCGCAGGTGACGGCGCAGGACACCGTGGTGCGCCTCGACCCGGATCGGCGCGACTCGGCGCACACCGGGCTGCTCGCGACGCTGCGGGCGTGGGAGGTCGCCGGGGAGCAGGCGTCGGCCCAGCGGGACGCGGCGCGCCGCGGGGTCGGCGAGCTGGACGAGCTGGAACCGGTCGCGCACCGCACCGGCAGCAGGTTCCGGATGCTGCTGACCGGCCGTCGCGGCAAGGCGACCGCGCGGGAAGCGTTGGGGCGCCTGGAAGACCTGCTCGCCGACCCGAGCGCCGACCGGGTGCGCGCGGCCGCGGACGAAGCCGTCGGCGCCGAGGCGCGGCAGGTTCCCGACGAGCTGTGGCGGGACTACCAGCGGCGTGCCGCCACGTACAACACGCTGCTCAGCGAGCTGACCGGCCACGCGAGCACCGACGCGCGGTCGGCGACCGGTCACCTGCCGCCGGAGCAGGAACGGCAGGTCACCTCGACCTCGCTGGACACCCGGCTGATGCGGGTCGCGCTGCGCGGCTACCAGGCGTTCGGGGCGAAGTTCGCGCTCGCCCGGCGGCGCTGCATCCTCGGCGACGAGATGGGGCTGGGCAAGACCGTGGAGGCGCTCGCCGCGATGGCCCACCTCGCGGCCGGCGGCGCGCGGCACTTCCTCGTGGTGTGCCCGGCCAGCGTGCTGATCAACTGGGTGGAGGAGACGGCCCGGCACAGCGCGCTCGTCCCGCACCCGCTGCACGGCCCCACCCGGGACGCGGACGCGCGCGAGTGGCTGCGCGACGGCGGTGTCGCGGTGACCACGTTCGACACCCTGCAGCGGCTGCGGCTGGACTCGGCGCCGCTGGCGATGGTCGTCGTGGACGAAGCGCACTACATCAAGAACCCGCAGGCGAAGCGGTCCCAGGCGGTCGTCTCGGTCGTGGCCGGAGCCGGCCGCGCGCTGCTGCTCACCGGCACGCCGATGGAGAACCGGGTGGAGGAGTTCCGCACCCTGGTCGGCTACCTGCAACCGGAGGTGGCGCGGCAGCTGGACGCGCGGGATGCGTTGTCCCCCAACCGTTTCCGCAGAGCGGTGGCACCGGCGTACCTGCGGCGCAACCAGCAGGACGTGCTCACCGAACTACCCGAGCTGATCGAGCTGGAGGACTGGGTGGAGCTCGGCGGCACCGCCGAATCCCGCGCCTACCTGGCCGGGGTGCGCGACGGGAACATGATGGCGATGCGCCGCGCCGCCTACGCGTCCTCGCGTTCCGCGAAGCTGGAGCGGTTGCGCGAGATCGTCGAGGACGCCGCCGCCGAGCAGTGGAAGGTCGTGGTGTTCACGAACTTCCTCGACGTCATCGACACCGTGCGCGCCGCCCTCGGACCGGCCGTGATGCCGCTGGCGTTGACCGGTGCGCTGTCCGCCCGCGGCAAGCAGGACCTGATCGACGAGTTCACCGAACGCGAAGGTCACGCCGTGCTGCTCGCCCAGATCCTCGCCGGTGGCACGGGGCTCAACATCCAGGCGGCGAACGTCGTGATCCTCGCCGAGCCGCAGCTCAAACCCAGCACGGAGGACCAGGCCATCGCCAGGTGCCACCGCATGGGCCAGACGCGGAAGGTCCACGTGCACCGCATCCTCGCCAAGGACAGCGTGGACGAACGCCTCACCGAGACCTTGGTGGCGAAGTCCGAGATCTTCGACGCCTACGCCCGCGAGAGCACCGCGAAGCTCGCCGATCCTGAGGCGCTGAACACCGCACCGCTCGCCGAAGCGCAGCACGACGGCACGGCCGCCGAACGGCGCATCGTCGCGGCCGAACGCCACCGCCTCGGCCTCGGCTGA
- a CDS encoding MarR family winged helix-turn-helix transcriptional regulator produces the protein MALSFLQERAQESWSAGNPDLDTSPMAVVALINRIAAVLEQATEQLYDSAALTPAEVKLLVPLRHLEEPVTAAYLAAQLGMSRAGVSKTLAKLDRRGFITRTAKPADRRATHISITPEAERTIDDVFPRELDAHARLLAGLGQERDAVLTALHRLADTMESHASDAPRRATST, from the coding sequence ATGGCCTTGTCCTTCCTCCAAGAGCGCGCGCAGGAGTCGTGGAGCGCCGGGAACCCGGACCTCGACACCTCCCCCATGGCGGTCGTCGCGCTGATCAACCGCATCGCCGCCGTGCTGGAACAGGCCACGGAACAGCTCTACGACAGCGCCGCGCTCACCCCGGCCGAGGTCAAACTGCTCGTACCGCTGCGCCACCTCGAAGAACCCGTCACCGCGGCGTACCTGGCGGCGCAACTCGGCATGTCGCGCGCGGGCGTGAGCAAAACCCTGGCCAAGCTGGACAGGCGCGGATTCATCACGCGCACCGCGAAACCGGCCGACCGCCGTGCCACCCACATCAGCATCACGCCGGAAGCCGAGCGCACCATCGACGACGTCTTCCCCCGCGAGCTCGACGCCCACGCGCGGTTGCTCGCCGGCCTCGGCCAGGAACGCGACGCGGTGCTCACCGCCCTGCACCGCCTCGCCGACACGATGGAATCCCACGCCTCCGACGCACCCCGACGAGCGACGTCGACCTGA
- a CDS encoding NAD(P)/FAD-dependent oxidoreductase: protein MLDEDVVIIGGGAAGLAAAMMLGRSRRQVVLLDAGEPRNAPSRHLHGFPSRDGADPAELVAAGRGEVRHYGGEIRDARVSGLERADGGFAIRLDGGDVLTARAVLVATGLRDELPEIAGLRERWGRDVLHCPYCHGFEVRDTPLAVVGGDNRPFSLHQAQLIRQWSDDVVFLPNRIALTDDERHRLLARGVRIVDGEVARVVAEADAVSAVELADGRIVARSTVFVGPRFVPRDELLTSLGCEVGDDGWVRVDPSGQTSVAGVWAAGNVSDSPAQLVNAAAAGSKAAIALNHHLLADDIDRAIAAHDAR, encoded by the coding sequence ATGCTGGACGAGGACGTTGTGATCATCGGCGGCGGGGCCGCGGGCCTGGCCGCCGCGATGATGCTGGGCCGATCCCGGCGGCAGGTCGTGCTGCTCGACGCGGGGGAGCCGCGCAACGCGCCTTCCCGCCACCTGCACGGTTTTCCGTCCAGGGACGGTGCGGACCCGGCCGAGCTGGTCGCGGCCGGGCGGGGGGAGGTCCGCCACTACGGCGGCGAGATCCGCGACGCGCGGGTCTCCGGTCTCGAACGCGCCGACGGCGGATTCGCGATCCGCCTCGACGGCGGCGACGTGCTCACCGCCCGCGCGGTGCTGGTGGCCACCGGGTTGCGCGACGAACTGCCGGAGATCGCCGGACTGCGCGAGCGCTGGGGCCGCGACGTGCTGCACTGCCCGTACTGCCACGGTTTCGAGGTGCGCGACACCCCGCTGGCCGTGGTCGGCGGCGACAACCGGCCGTTCTCGCTGCACCAGGCGCAGCTGATCCGGCAGTGGTCCGACGACGTCGTGTTCCTCCCGAACCGGATCGCGCTGACCGACGACGAACGCCACCGCCTGCTGGCCCGCGGAGTGCGGATCGTCGACGGGGAGGTGGCGCGCGTCGTGGCCGAGGCGGACGCGGTGTCCGCCGTGGAACTCGCCGACGGCCGGATCGTCGCTCGCAGCACCGTTTTCGTCGGCCCGAGGTTCGTACCGCGCGACGAGCTGCTGACGTCGCTGGGCTGCGAGGTCGGCGACGACGGCTGGGTCCGCGTCGACCCCTCCGGCCAGACCAGCGTCGCGGGAGTGTGGGCGGCGGGCAACGTCTCGGACAGCCCCGCCCAGCTCGTCAACGCGGCAGCCGCCGGTTCGAAGGCCGCCATCGCCCTCAACCACCACCTCCTCGCCGACGACATCGACCGAGCGATCGCCGCCCACGACGCGAGATGA
- a CDS encoding effector-associated constant component EACC1: MAESATGQLWIRTFQDDDELRSLLDWLRRESALRGQVSTSHADVEPGQMGGALDALVVAVGSGGMGAVLAGALSTWISQRHSDVKLTITDEDGRTIELDAHRVDSHALLQDLRGFLDSREPPP, from the coding sequence ATGGCGGAGTCGGCGACCGGGCAGTTGTGGATCAGGACCTTCCAGGATGATGACGAGCTGAGGTCGCTGCTCGACTGGTTGCGTCGTGAAAGCGCGCTGCGCGGTCAGGTGAGCACGTCGCACGCCGATGTCGAACCCGGGCAGATGGGTGGTGCGCTGGACGCGCTCGTCGTCGCGGTCGGTTCGGGCGGCATGGGCGCGGTGCTGGCCGGCGCCCTGTCCACGTGGATATCGCAGCGGCATTCCGACGTGAAGCTGACCATCACCGACGAGGACGGCCGGACGATCGAGCTGGACGCGCATCGCGTCGACTCCCACGCCCTGTTGCAAGACCTTCGGGGGTTTCTCGATTCGCGGGAGCCGCCGCCGTGA